The following coding sequences are from one Wenzhouxiangella sp. AB-CW3 window:
- a CDS encoding RrF2 family transcriptional regulator — MRLTLHTDLALRVLIYLALIRPERATIQQIAETYGISRNHLMKVVHQLVTLGYVRSTRGAGGGIELARDPGNIRIGQLVSRVESDFRLVECFRPDNACVITPVCRLPGMLDEALTRFRETLDQYTLADLTRPRDQAGLKLHLRL, encoded by the coding sequence ATGCGCCTGACCCTGCACACCGACCTGGCGTTGCGCGTGCTGATCTACCTGGCACTGATCAGGCCCGAGCGCGCCACGATTCAGCAGATTGCCGAAACTTACGGCATCAGCCGCAACCATCTGATGAAGGTGGTCCACCAACTTGTCACCCTGGGTTACGTCCGCTCGACCCGGGGCGCCGGCGGCGGCATCGAGCTGGCCCGCGATCCGGGCAACATCCGCATTGGTCAGCTGGTCTCGCGGGTCGAATCGGATTTTCGCCTGGTTGAATGCTTCCGACCGGACAATGCCTGCGTCATCACGCCGGTCTGCCGCCTGCCGGGCATGCTCGACGAGGCCCTGACCCGATTCAGGGAAACCCTCGACCAGTACACCCTGGCCGACCTGACACGCCCCCGGGATCAAGCCGGCCTGAAACTGCACCTTCGTCTCTGA
- a CDS encoding NnrS family protein codes for MSTQSLASDSTTTFSLWASPFRPFFLATGLYAIAVIAYWLGAWFDGWPLPESMSPVQWHSHEMLFGMVAAAIAGFLLTAMCNWTGAAPLSGRGLMALFGLWLAGRMAMWTAAWLPGWLVAAIDLSFLLAVAVYAGRVIHAAGNRRNYALVGLIGLLWLANLLFHIGVLDGRPGLIQRAEWGTIMLVVVLMVVIGGRITPAFTRNWLLRTGRQPTAVKSFGVVDSASMISVLVLLAMILAGAPWAWTGAIALLAGAANALRLAGWAGWQVRSDPLMWMLHLGYAWIPLGLLLMGFSPWIDAIGPSAWLHALGTGAMGILILGVMTRVCLGHTGRPLELPAVMVPGYWLVIAAAILRLAGALEWLPYRPTVIAAGLAWIVAFLIFVIAYWPILSQPRADGKPG; via the coding sequence ATGTCGACCCAGTCCTTAGCATCCGACTCCACGACAACGTTCTCGCTGTGGGCCAGCCCATTTCGACCGTTCTTCCTGGCCACCGGGCTCTACGCGATCGCAGTGATCGCCTACTGGCTGGGTGCCTGGTTTGACGGCTGGCCGCTGCCGGAGAGCATGTCGCCCGTACAGTGGCACAGCCACGAAATGCTTTTTGGCATGGTGGCAGCCGCCATTGCCGGATTCCTGCTGACGGCCATGTGCAACTGGACCGGTGCTGCGCCGCTTTCGGGGCGCGGCCTGATGGCCCTGTTCGGGCTCTGGCTGGCCGGCAGAATGGCCATGTGGACGGCGGCCTGGCTGCCGGGGTGGCTGGTAGCTGCCATCGACCTGTCTTTCCTGCTGGCCGTGGCGGTCTACGCGGGACGCGTCATTCATGCCGCCGGCAATCGGCGCAACTATGCCCTGGTCGGTCTGATCGGGCTGCTCTGGCTGGCCAACCTGCTCTTCCATATCGGGGTCCTCGATGGCAGACCGGGCCTGATTCAACGCGCCGAGTGGGGCACGATAATGCTGGTCGTGGTGCTGATGGTCGTCATTGGCGGGCGCATTACGCCGGCCTTCACGCGCAACTGGCTGCTGCGCACCGGCAGACAGCCAACCGCGGTGAAATCATTCGGGGTCGTCGATTCGGCGTCCATGATCTCGGTGCTGGTCCTGCTGGCCATGATTCTGGCCGGCGCGCCCTGGGCCTGGACCGGGGCCATTGCACTCCTGGCCGGAGCCGCCAATGCGCTACGACTGGCCGGCTGGGCCGGCTGGCAGGTCCGCAGCGATCCCTTGATGTGGATGCTTCACCTGGGCTATGCCTGGATTCCGCTGGGTCTGCTCCTGATGGGATTCTCGCCCTGGATCGATGCCATCGGACCCTCAGCGTGGCTACATGCGCTGGGTACTGGCGCCATGGGAATTCTGATACTCGGCGTCATGACCCGCGTGTGCCTGGGGCATACCGGTCGCCCACTTGAACTGCCGGCCGTCATGGTTCCGGGCTACTGGCTGGTCATCGCCGCGGCAATCCTGAGGCTGGCCGGGGCACTGGAATGGTTGCCCTATCGACCCACCGTGATTGCCGCGGGGCTGGCCTGGATTGTGGCCTTCCTGATCTTCGTCATCGCCTACTGGCCGATTCTCAGCCAGCCGCGAGCCGACGGCAAACCGGGATAA
- a CDS encoding TatD family hydrolase, which yields MELIDIGCNLTHDSFGKDRDEVIAGARDVGVTRMVVTGASEAGSIEALKLARRHEGVLFATAGVHPHLAAEFTSETESVLADLHTEQPVVAVGECGLDYFRDFSPRPAQKKAFERQLELAVACGKPVFLHQRDAHADFLAILREFRPHLSHVVVHCFTDTREAMLDYLALDCHIGITGWICDERRGHHLKEFVDEIPADRLMIETDAPYLKPRNLRPKVRTHRNEPRWLPWIAGTVAACRGVTPQQLAAQTTACAREFFSLPA from the coding sequence ATGGAATTGATAGACATCGGGTGCAACCTCACCCACGACAGCTTTGGCAAGGATCGCGACGAGGTCATCGCCGGCGCACGAGACGTCGGCGTGACCCGGATGGTCGTCACCGGCGCATCCGAAGCGGGCAGCATCGAGGCGCTGAAACTGGCCCGGCGGCACGAGGGCGTTCTGTTCGCCACTGCGGGAGTACACCCTCACCTGGCGGCCGAATTCACCAGCGAGACCGAGAGCGTGCTGGCCGATCTACATACCGAACAACCCGTCGTGGCCGTCGGCGAATGCGGCCTGGATTATTTTCGCGACTTCTCGCCCCGCCCGGCGCAGAAGAAGGCCTTCGAGCGTCAGCTAGAGCTGGCCGTGGCCTGCGGCAAGCCCGTATTTCTTCACCAGCGCGACGCCCATGCCGACTTTCTGGCCATTCTGCGCGAATTCAGGCCGCACCTGTCTCACGTCGTGGTGCACTGCTTTACCGACACCCGTGAGGCCATGCTGGACTACCTGGCCCTGGACTGTCACATCGGCATCACCGGATGGATCTGCGACGAGCGCCGCGGCCACCACCTCAAGGAGTTCGTCGACGAGATCCCGGCAGACCGCCTGATGATCGAAACCGACGCGCCCTATCTGAAGCCGAGAAACCTGCGCCCCAAGGTGCGCACGCATCGCAACGAGCCCAGGTGGCTGCCTTGGATTGCCGGCACCGTGGCCGCGTGTCGTGGCGTGACGCCGCAGCAACTGGCCGCGCAAACCACGGCCTGCGCCCGGGAATTCTTCAGCTTGCCGGCTTGA
- a CDS encoding YbaN family protein — protein MTIRRQPSQLLYMMLAYACVGVGGIGVVVPLLPTTPFLLVAAWAATRSSPRLRWWLYRHPRYGPSIRAWQRHRAIPAGAKLTACLLLALSWITLWVLGIDGRILAGLTLFFMAVATFILSRPSLPATRTASAPTCRPSP, from the coding sequence ATGACCATTCGGCGTCAACCCAGCCAGTTGCTGTACATGATGCTGGCCTACGCCTGTGTGGGGGTGGGCGGCATCGGTGTGGTCGTTCCCCTGCTGCCAACGACTCCATTCCTGCTGGTGGCGGCCTGGGCGGCGACGCGTTCTTCGCCCCGGTTGCGTTGGTGGCTGTATCGCCATCCACGCTACGGGCCCTCGATTCGCGCCTGGCAGCGGCATCGCGCCATTCCGGCCGGGGCCAAACTGACGGCCTGCCTGTTGCTGGCTTTGAGTTGGATCACGCTCTGGGTTCTGGGTATTGACGGGCGGATACTGGCCGGTCTGACGCTCTTTTTCATGGCGGTGGCCACCTTCATTCTGTCCCGGCCCTCCCTGCCGGCCACCCGAACTGCATCCGCGCCGACATGTCGACCCAGTCCTTAG
- a CDS encoding fatty acid desaturase encodes MKQSSSHSSVRPPLVRSNVIFFVVINLLGLVAAPLWGLAVGFSGWAWLACGVLLLLSGLSITAGYHRLWSHRTYRAAWPLRLFFAVFGTFSLQNSILVWAARHRIHHRHVDDVNEDPHSIKSGFWHAHMGWMIRDWPTSKIDFDQVRDLEQDPIVMWQHRLYWPLTWLFNLGVPVALGLLVGEVIGMVLLAGAFRLAFSQHCTFFINSLAHTWGKRVYSNENTARDNGVIALLTWGEGYHNFHHAFQYDYRNGVRWWQFDPGKWLIAACSWIGLAYELKRVPAFRIRRARLQVLFRQLESRVASGQVHETWAEAFEREYQQFKETVAQWQAIQAERVQAGKHALRDRWHRTAFRTRYKELEYRLKMQTRRLATLQRAATAA; translated from the coding sequence ATGAAACAATCCAGCTCTCACTCTTCTGTTCGGCCGCCGCTGGTGCGCTCGAACGTCATTTTCTTCGTTGTCATCAATCTTCTGGGCCTGGTTGCGGCTCCGCTTTGGGGGCTTGCGGTCGGGTTCAGTGGCTGGGCCTGGCTGGCCTGCGGGGTTCTGCTGCTGCTGTCCGGGCTGTCGATTACTGCCGGCTACCACCGCCTGTGGTCGCACCGCACCTACCGCGCGGCCTGGCCACTGCGGCTGTTTTTCGCCGTGTTCGGGACGTTTTCCCTGCAGAATTCGATTCTGGTCTGGGCTGCCCGTCACCGGATTCATCATCGGCACGTCGATGATGTGAATGAAGATCCGCATTCGATCAAGTCGGGTTTCTGGCACGCGCACATGGGCTGGATGATTCGTGACTGGCCCACCAGCAAGATCGATTTCGATCAGGTGCGTGACCTGGAGCAGGATCCCATTGTCATGTGGCAGCATCGTCTTTACTGGCCGCTGACCTGGCTGTTCAATCTCGGTGTGCCGGTGGCGCTGGGGCTGCTTGTCGGCGAGGTGATCGGCATGGTGCTGCTGGCCGGTGCCTTCCGCCTGGCCTTCTCCCAGCACTGCACCTTCTTTATCAATTCGCTGGCTCACACCTGGGGCAAGCGGGTTTACAGCAATGAGAACACCGCGCGCGATAATGGCGTCATTGCCCTGCTGACCTGGGGTGAGGGCTACCACAACTTCCACCACGCCTTTCAGTACGACTACCGCAACGGCGTGCGCTGGTGGCAATTCGATCCGGGCAAGTGGCTGATCGCGGCCTGTTCCTGGATCGGTCTGGCCTACGAGCTCAAGCGGGTGCCTGCATTCAGGATTCGGCGCGCGCGCCTGCAGGTGCTGTTCCGGCAGCTGGAGTCGCGAGTGGCCAGCGGCCAGGTGCATGAGACCTGGGCAGAAGCCTTTGAACGCGAATACCAGCAATTCAAGGAGACCGTGGCCCAGTGGCAGGCGATCCAGGCCGAACGCGTGCAGGCCGGCAAGCATGCCTTGCGTGATCGCTGGCACCGCACCGCCTTCCGAACGCGCTACAAGGAACTTGAGTACCGCCTGAAAATGCAGACTCGTCGCCTGGCCACACTGCAGCGCGCAGCCACGGCCGCCTGA